From Homalodisca vitripennis isolate AUS2020 chromosome 1, UT_GWSS_2.1, whole genome shotgun sequence, the proteins below share one genomic window:
- the LOC124368814 gene encoding decorin, producing the protein MDIHYLYLVVAALQGWVTASGFRRCTYSKELKMMGANCYELNFEEIPKTLNKDIEFLYMGKNRIRTLTNSSLQEYTSLRYLYLGDNFIQKIETGAFSELEDLEVLDLSRNALISLPTDLPLPLRKLYLADNQFLRNLSLSAAFNLNFLNIAKCDLKKIPAIGMLPNLQVLNVSDNPLQSVTPADLAPLCRLEVLHLPPSLYSQMDDETLCQCHRLLTWTTQRYIKLPAFNCTPLRDPDAAGCDTDLSEEIKMYKSCLVATPATTTRHLLLAVLAGALLLAVVVIVCWWRKGRTKKNSVQDQKRTDKNTKVADTLIT; encoded by the exons ATTTGGTAGTGGCAGCCCTGCAGGGATGGGTGACTGCCTCAGGATTCCGCCGATGCACCTACAGTAAAGAGCTAAAGATGATGGGTGCCAATTGTTATGAGCTCAACTTCGAGGAGATCCCTAAGACTCTCAATAAAGACATTGAG TTTCTGTATATGGGGAAGAATCGGATCCGTACACTGACCAACTCTAGCCTCCAAGAGTACACCTCTCTGCGGTACCTCTATCTGGGGGACAACTTCATACAAAAGATAGAGACTGGAGCCTTCTCTGAGCTGGAGGATTTAGAGGTTTTGGATCTCAGTCGCAATGCACTCATCAGCCTACCCACAGACCTTCCTCTACCTCTGCGCAAACTGTACCTTGCTGACAACCAGTTTTTGCGTAACCTCAGTCTCTCTGCAGCTTTCAATCTCAACTTCCTCAACATCGCCAAGTGTGACCTCAAGAAAATCCCAGCCATCGGCATGCTTCCAAATCTTCAG GTGCTGAATGTTAGTGACAACCCCCTGCAGAGTGTGACTCCGGCTGACCTGGCGCCCCTGTGTCGGCTGGAGGTTCTCCACCTGCCGCCATCACTGTACAGCCAGATGGATGACGAGACGCTGTGTCAATGTCATCGCCTCCTCACTTGGACCACTCAGCGATACATCAAACTTCCCGCCTTCAACTGCACCCCTCTCA GGGATCCAGATGCAGCAGGCTGCGACACAGACCTCAGTGAAGAGATTAAGATGTACAAATCCTGTCTGGTTGCCACCCCTGCAACCACTACCCGCCACCTGCTGCTGGCAGTTCTAGCAGGTGCTTTGCTTCTGGCAGTTGTCGTCATCGTCTGCTGGTGGCGAAAGGGTCGCACGAAAAAGAACTCGGTCCAAGATCAAAAGAGGACAGATAAGAACACCAAAGTAGCTGACACCCTGATCACATGA